A genome region from Homo sapiens chromosome 8 genomic patch of type FIX, GRCh38.p14 PATCHES HG76_PATCH includes the following:
- the DLC1 gene encoding rho GTPase-activating protein 7 isoform 12 (isoform 12 is encoded by transcript variant 22; The RefSeq protein has 1 substitution compared to this genomic sequence), which yields MCRKKPDTMILTQIEAKEACDWLRATGFPQYAQLYEDFLFPIDISLVKREHDFLDRDAIEALCRRLNTLNKCAVMKLEISPHRKRSDDSDEDEPCAISGKWTFQRDSKRWSRLEEFDVFSPKQDLVPGSPDDSHPKDGPSPGGTLMDLSERQEVSSVRSLSSTGSLPSHAPPSEDAATPRTNSVISVCSSSNLAGNDDSFGSLPSPKELSSFSFSMKGHEKTAKSKTRSLLKRMESLKLKSSHHSKHKAPSKLGLIISGPILQEGMDEEKLKQLNCVEISALNGNRINVPMVRKRSVSNSTQTSSSSSQSETSSAVSTPSPVTRTRSLSACNKRVGMYLEGFDPFNQSTFNNVVEQNFKNRESYPEDTVFYIPEDHKPGTFPKALTNGSFSPSGNNGSVNWRTGSFHGPGHISLRRENSSDSPKELKRRNSSSSMSSRLSIYDNVPGSILYSSSGDLADLENEDIFPELDDILYHVKGMQRIVNQWSEKFSDEGDSDSALDSVSPCPSSPKQIHLDVDNDRTTPSDLDSTGNSLNEPEEPSEIPERRDSGVGASLTRSNRHRLRWHSFQSSHRPSLNSVSLQINCQSVAQMNLLQKYSLLKLTALLEKYTPSNKHGFSWAVPKFMKRIKVPDYKDRSVFGVPLTVNVQRTGQPLPQSIQQAMRYLRNHCLDQVGLFRKSGVKSRIQALRQMNEGAIDCVNYEGQSAYDVADMLKQYFRDLPEPLMTNKLSETFLQIYQYVPKDQRLQAIKAAIMLLPDENREVLQTLLYFLSDVTAAVKENQMTPTNLAVCLAPSLFHLNTLKRENSSPRVMQRKQSLGKPDQKDLNENLAATQGLAHMIAECKKLFQVSEGPPLRLWRSVIEVPAVPEEILKRLLKEQHLWDVDLLDSKVIEILDSQTEIYQYVQNSMAPHPARDYVVLRTWRTNLPKGACALLLTSVDHDRAPVVGVRVNVLLSRYLIEPCGPGKSKLTYMCRVDLRGHMPEWYTKSFGHLCAAEVVKIRDSFSNQNTETKDTKSR from the exons atTTCCTGTTCCCCATCGATATTTCCTTGGTCAAGAGAGAGCATGATTTTTTGGACAGAGATGCCATTGAGGCTCTATGCAG GCGTCTAAATACTTTAAACAAATGTGCGGTGATGAAGCTAGAAATTAGTCCTCATCGGAAACGA AGTGACGATTCAGACGAGGATGAGCCTTGTGCCATCAGTGGCAAATGGACTTTCCAAAGGGACAGCAAGAGGTGGTCCCGGCTTGAAGAGTTTGATGTCTTTTCTCCAAAACAAGACCTGGTCCCTGGGTCCCCAGACGACTCCCACCCGAAGGACGGCCCCAGCCCCGGAGGCACGCTGATGGACCTCAGCGAGCGCCAGGAGGTGTCTTCCGTCCGCAGCCTCAGCAGCACTggcagcctccccagccacgcgcCCCCCAGCGAGGATGCTGCCACCCCCCGGACTAACTCCGTCATCAGCGTTTGCTCCTCCAGCAACTTGGCAGGCAATGACGACTCTTTCGGCAGCCTGCCCTCTCCCAAGGAACTGTCCAGCTTCAGCTTCAGCATGAAAGGCCACGAAAAAACTGCCAAGTCCAAGACGCGCAGTCTGCTGAAACGGATGGAGAGCCTGAAGCTCAAGAGCTCCCATCACAGCAAGCACAAAGCGCCCTCAAAGCTGGGGTTGATCATCAGCGGGCCCATCTTGCAAGAGGGGATGGATGAGGAGAAGCTGAAGCAGCTCAACTGCGTGGAGATCTCCGCCCTCAATGGCAACCGCATCAACGTCCCCATGGTACGAAAGAGGAGCGTTTCCAACTCCACgcagaccagcagcagcagcagccagtcGGAGACCAGCAGCGCGGTCAGCACGCCCAGCCCTGTTACGAGGACCCGGAGCCTCAGTGCGTGCAACAAGCGGGTGGGCATGTACTTAGAGGGCTTCGATCCTTTCAATCAGTCAACATTTAACAACGTGATGGAGCAGAACTTTAAGAACCGCGAGAGCTACCCAGAGGACACGGTGTTCTACATCCCTGAAGATCACAAGCCTGGCACTTTCCCCAAAGCTCTCACCAATGGCAGTTTCTCCCCCTCGGGGAATAACGGCTCTGTGAACTGGAGGACGGGAAGCTTCCACGGCCCTGGCCACATCAGCCTCAGGAGGGAAAACAGTAGCGACAGCCCCAAGGAACTGAAGAGACGCAATTCTTCCAGCTCCATGAGCAGCCGCCTGAGCATCTACGACAACGTGCCGGGCTCCATCCTCTACTCCAGTTCAGGGGACCTGGCGGATCTGGAGAACGAGGACATCTTCCCCGAGCTGGACGACATCCTCTACCACGTGAAGGGGATGCAGCGGATAGTCAATCAGTGGTCGGAGAAGTTTTCTGATGAGGGAGATTCGGACTCAGCCCTGGACTCGGTCTCTCCCTGCCCGTCCTCTCCAAAACAGATACACCTGGATGTGGACAACGACCGAACCACACCCAGCGACCTGGACAGCACAGGCAACTCCCTGAATGAACCGGAAGAGCCCTCCGAGATCCCGGAAAGAAGGGATTCTGGGGTTGGGGCTTCCCTAACCAGGTCCAACAG GCACCGACTGAGATGGCACAGTTTCCAGAGCTCACATCGGCCAAGCCTCAACTCTGTATCACTACAGATTAACTGCCAGTCTGTGGCCCAGATGAACCTGCTGCAGAAATACTCACTCCTAAAGCTAACGGCCCTGCTGGAGAAATACACACCTTCTAACAAGCATGGTTTTAGCTG GGCCGTGCCCAAGTTCATGAAGAGGATCAAGGTTCCAGACTACAAGGACCGGAGTGTGTTTGGGGTCCCACTGACGGTCAACGTGCAGCGCACAGGACAACCGTTGCCTCAGAGCATCCAGCAGGCCATGCGATACCTCCGGAACCATTGTTTGGATCAG GTTGGGCTCTTCAGAAAATCGGGGGTCAAGTCCCGGATTCAGGCTCTGCGCCAGATGAATGAAGGTGCCATAGACTGTGTCAACTACGAAGGACAGTCTGCTTATGACGTGGCAGACATGCTGAAGCAGTATTTTCGAGATCTTCCTGAGCCACTAATGACGAACAAACTCTCGGAAACCTTTCTACAGATCTACCAAT ATGTGCCCAAGGACCAGCGCCTGCAGGCCATCAAGGCTGCCATCATGCTGCTGCCTGACGAGAACCGGGAGGTTCTGCAGACCCTGCTTTATTTCCTGAGCGATGTCACAGCAGCCGTAAAAGAAAACCAGATGACCCCAACCAACCTGGCCGTGTGCTTAGCGCCTTCCCTCTTCCATCTCAACACCCTGAAGAGAGAGAATTCCTCTCCCAG GGTaatgcaaagaaaacaaagtttggGCAAACCAGATCAGAAAGATTTGAATGAAAACCTAGCTGCCACTCAAGGGCTGGCCCATATGATCGCCGAGTGCAAGAAGCTTTTCCAG GTGAGCGAAGGACCCCCTCTGAGGCTTTGGAGGTCAGTCATTGAAGTCCCTGCTGTGCCAGAGGAAATCTTAAAGCGCCTACTTAAAGAACAGCACCTCTGGGATGTAGACCTGTTGGATTCAAAAGTGATCGAAATTCTGGACAGCCAAACTGAAATTTACCAGTATGTCCAAAACAGTATGGCACCTCATCCTGCTCGAGACTACGTTGTTTTAAG AACCTGGAGGACTAATTTACCCAAAGGAGCCTGTGCCCTTTTACTAACCTCTGTGGATCACGATCGCGCACCTGTGGTGGGTGTGAGGGTTAATGTGCTCTTGTCCAGGTATTTGATTGAACCCTGTGGGCCAGGAAAATCCAAACTCACCTACATGTGCAGAGTTGACTTAAG GGGCCACATGCCAGAATGGTACACAAAATCTTTTGGACATTTGTGTGCAGCTGAAGTTGTAAAGATCCGGGATTCCTTCAGTAACCAGAACACTGAAACCAAAGACACCAAATCTAGGTGA
- the DLC1 gene encoding rho GTPase-activating protein 7 isoform 5 (isoform 5 is encoded by transcript variant 5; The RefSeq protein has 4 substitutions, 1 frameshift and aligns at 96% coverage compared to this genomic sequence) produces the protein MGDPKAHVMARPLRAPLRRSFSDHIRDSTARALDVIWKNTRDRRLAEIEAKEACDWLRATGFPQYAQLYEDFLFPIDISLVKREHDFLDRDAIEALCRRLNTLNKCAVMKLEISPHRKRSDDSDEDEPCAISGKWTFQRDSKRWSRLEEFDVFSPKQDLVPGSPDDSHPKDGPSPGGTLMDLSERQEVSSVRSLSSTGSLPSHAPPSEDAATPRTNSVISVCSSSNLAGNDDSFGSLPSPKELSSFSFSMKGHEKTAKSKTRSLLKRMESLKLKSSHHSKHKAPSKLGLIISGPILQEGMDEEKLKQLNCVEISALNGNRINVPMVRKRSVSNSTQTSSSSSQSETSSAVSTPSPVTRTRSLSACNKRVGMYLEGFDPFNQSTFNNVVEQNFKNRESYPEDTVFYIPEDHKPGTFPKALTNGSFSPSGNNGSVNWRTGSFHGPGHISLRRENSSDSPKELKRRNSSSSMSSRLSIYDNVPGSILYSSSGDLADLENEDIFPELDDILYHVKGMQRIVNQWSEKFSDEGDSDSALDSVSPCPSSPKQIHLDVDNDRTTPSDLDSTGNSLNEPEEPSEIPERRDSGVGASLTRSNRHRLRWHSFQSSHRPSLNSVSLQINCQSVAQMNLLQKYSLLKLTALLEKYTPSNKHGFSWAVPKFMKRIKVPDYKDRSVFGVPLTVNVQRTGQPLPQSIQQAMRYLRNHCLDQVGLFRKSGVKSRIQALRQMNEGAIDCVNYEGQSAYDVADMLKQYFRDLPEPLMTNKLSETFLQIYQYVPKDQRLQAIKAAIMLLPDENREVLQTLLYFLSDVTAAVKENQMTPTNLAVCLAPSLFHLNTLKRENSSPRVMQRKQSLGKPDQKDLNENLAATQGLAHMIAECKKLFQVPEEMSRCRNSYTEQELKPLTLEALGHLGNDDSADYQHFLQDCVDGLFKEVKEKFKGWVSYSTSEQAELSYKKVSEGPPLRLWRSVIEVPAVPEEILKRLLKEQHLWDVDLLDSKVIEILDSQTEIYQYVQNSMAPHPARDYVVLRTWRTNLPKGACALLLTSVDHDRAPVVGVRVNVLLSRYLIEPCGPGKSKLTYMCRVDLRGHMPEWYTKSFGHLCAAEVVKIRDSFSNQNTETKDTKSR, from the exons atTTCCTGTTCCCCATCGATATTTCCTTGGTCAAGAGAGAGCATGATTTTTTGGACAGAGATGCCATTGAGGCTCTATGCAG GCGTCTAAATACTTTAAACAAATGTGCGGTGATGAAGCTAGAAATTAGTCCTCATCGGAAACGA AGTGACGATTCAGACGAGGATGAGCCTTGTGCCATCAGTGGCAAATGGACTTTCCAAAGGGACAGCAAGAGGTGGTCCCGGCTTGAAGAGTTTGATGTCTTTTCTCCAAAACAAGACCTGGTCCCTGGGTCCCCAGACGACTCCCACCCGAAGGACGGCCCCAGCCCCGGAGGCACGCTGATGGACCTCAGCGAGCGCCAGGAGGTGTCTTCCGTCCGCAGCCTCAGCAGCACTggcagcctccccagccacgcgcCCCCCAGCGAGGATGCTGCCACCCCCCGGACTAACTCCGTCATCAGCGTTTGCTCCTCCAGCAACTTGGCAGGCAATGACGACTCTTTCGGCAGCCTGCCCTCTCCCAAGGAACTGTCCAGCTTCAGCTTCAGCATGAAAGGCCACGAAAAAACTGCCAAGTCCAAGACGCGCAGTCTGCTGAAACGGATGGAGAGCCTGAAGCTCAAGAGCTCCCATCACAGCAAGCACAAAGCGCCCTCAAAGCTGGGGTTGATCATCAGCGGGCCCATCTTGCAAGAGGGGATGGATGAGGAGAAGCTGAAGCAGCTCAACTGCGTGGAGATCTCCGCCCTCAATGGCAACCGCATCAACGTCCCCATGGTACGAAAGAGGAGCGTTTCCAACTCCACgcagaccagcagcagcagcagccagtcGGAGACCAGCAGCGCGGTCAGCACGCCCAGCCCTGTTACGAGGACCCGGAGCCTCAGTGCGTGCAACAAGCGGGTGGGCATGTACTTAGAGGGCTTCGATCCTTTCAATCAGTCAACATTTAACAACGTGATGGAGCAGAACTTTAAGAACCGCGAGAGCTACCCAGAGGACACGGTGTTCTACATCCCTGAAGATCACAAGCCTGGCACTTTCCCCAAAGCTCTCACCAATGGCAGTTTCTCCCCCTCGGGGAATAACGGCTCTGTGAACTGGAGGACGGGAAGCTTCCACGGCCCTGGCCACATCAGCCTCAGGAGGGAAAACAGTAGCGACAGCCCCAAGGAACTGAAGAGACGCAATTCTTCCAGCTCCATGAGCAGCCGCCTGAGCATCTACGACAACGTGCCGGGCTCCATCCTCTACTCCAGTTCAGGGGACCTGGCGGATCTGGAGAACGAGGACATCTTCCCCGAGCTGGACGACATCCTCTACCACGTGAAGGGGATGCAGCGGATAGTCAATCAGTGGTCGGAGAAGTTTTCTGATGAGGGAGATTCGGACTCAGCCCTGGACTCGGTCTCTCCCTGCCCGTCCTCTCCAAAACAGATACACCTGGATGTGGACAACGACCGAACCACACCCAGCGACCTGGACAGCACAGGCAACTCCCTGAATGAACCGGAAGAGCCCTCCGAGATCCCGGAAAGAAGGGATTCTGGGGTTGGGGCTTCCCTAACCAGGTCCAACAG GCACCGACTGAGATGGCACAGTTTCCAGAGCTCACATCGGCCAAGCCTCAACTCTGTATCACTACAGATTAACTGCCAGTCTGTGGCCCAGATGAACCTGCTGCAGAAATACTCACTCCTAAAGCTAACGGCCCTGCTGGAGAAATACACACCTTCTAACAAGCATGGTTTTAGCTG GGCCGTGCCCAAGTTCATGAAGAGGATCAAGGTTCCAGACTACAAGGACCGGAGTGTGTTTGGGGTCCCACTGACGGTCAACGTGCAGCGCACAGGACAACCGTTGCCTCAGAGCATCCAGCAGGCCATGCGATACCTCCGGAACCATTGTTTGGATCAG GTTGGGCTCTTCAGAAAATCGGGGGTCAAGTCCCGGATTCAGGCTCTGCGCCAGATGAATGAAGGTGCCATAGACTGTGTCAACTACGAAGGACAGTCTGCTTATGACGTGGCAGACATGCTGAAGCAGTATTTTCGAGATCTTCCTGAGCCACTAATGACGAACAAACTCTCGGAAACCTTTCTACAGATCTACCAAT ATGTGCCCAAGGACCAGCGCCTGCAGGCCATCAAGGCTGCCATCATGCTGCTGCCTGACGAGAACCGGGAGGTTCTGCAGACCCTGCTTTATTTCCTGAGCGATGTCACAGCAGCCGTAAAAGAAAACCAGATGACCCCAACCAACCTGGCCGTGTGCTTAGCGCCTTCCCTCTTCCATCTCAACACCCTGAAGAGAGAGAATTCCTCTCCCAG GGTaatgcaaagaaaacaaagtttggGCAAACCAGATCAGAAAGATTTGAATGAAAACCTAGCTGCCACTCAAGGGCTGGCCCATATGATCGCCGAGTGCAAGAAGCTTTTCCAG GTTCCCGAGGAAATGAGCCGATGTCGTAATTCCTATACCGAACAAGAGCTGAAGCCCCTCACTCTGGAAGCACTCGGGCACCTGGGTAATGATGACTCAGCTGACTACCAACACTTCCTCCAGGACTGTGTGGATGGCCTGTTTAAAGAAGTCAAAGAGAAGTTTAAAGGCTGGGTCAGCTACTCCACTTCGGAGCAGGCTGAGCTGTCCTATAAGAAG GTGAGCGAAGGACCCCCTCTGAGGCTTTGGAGGTCAGTCATTGAAGTCCCTGCTGTGCCAGAGGAAATCTTAAAGCGCCTACTTAAAGAACAGCACCTCTGGGATGTAGACCTGTTGGATTCAAAAGTGATCGAAATTCTGGACAGCCAAACTGAAATTTACCAGTATGTCCAAAACAGTATGGCACCTCATCCTGCTCGAGACTACGTTGTTTTAAG AACCTGGAGGACTAATTTACCCAAAGGAGCCTGTGCCCTTTTACTAACCTCTGTGGATCACGATCGCGCACCTGTGGTGGGTGTGAGGGTTAATGTGCTCTTGTCCAGGTATTTGATTGAACCCTGTGGGCCAGGAAAATCCAAACTCACCTACATGTGCAGAGTTGACTTAAG GGGCCACATGCCAGAATGGTACACAAAATCTTTTGGACATTTGTGTGCAGCTGAAGTTGTAAAGATCCGGGATTCCTTCAGTAACCAGAACACTGAAACCAAAGACACCAAATCTAGGTGA
- the DLC1 gene encoding rho GTPase-activating protein 7 isoform 9 (isoform 9 is encoded by transcript variant 18; The RefSeq protein has 4 substitutions, 1 frameshift and aligns at 96% coverage compared to this genomic sequence) has product MGDPKAHVMARPLRAPLRRSFSDHIRDSTARALDVIWKNTRDRRLAEIEAKEACDWLRATGFPQYAQLYEGCICTSYIWGPFMFPSLLKHKTTFGVHCVLFWAIASPRFSCHCVLDFLFPIDISLVKREHDFLDRDAIEALCRRLNTLNKCAVMKLEISPHRKRSDDSDEDEPCAISGKWTFQRDSKRWSRLEEFDVFSPKQDLVPGSPDDSHPKDGPSPGGTLMDLSERQEVSSVRSLSSTGSLPSHAPPSEDAATPRTNSVISVCSSSNLAGNDDSFGSLPSPKELSSFSFSMKGHEKTAKSKTRSLLKRMESLKLKSSHHSKHKAPSKLGLIISGPILQEGMDEEKLKQLNCVEISALNGNRINVPMVRKRSVSNSTQTSSSSSQSETSSAVSTPSPVTRTRSLSACNKRVGMYLEGFDPFNQSTFNNVVEQNFKNRESYPEDTVFYIPEDHKPGTFPKALTNGSFSPSGNNGSVNWRTGSFHGPGHISLRRENSSDSPKELKRRNSSSSMSSRLSIYDNVPGSILYSSSGDLADLENEDIFPELDDILYHVKGMQRIVNQWSEKFSDEGDSDSALDSVSPCPSSPKQIHLDVDNDRTTPSDLDSTGNSLNEPEEPSEIPERRDSGVGASLTRSNRHRLRWHSFQSSHRPSLNSVSLQINCQSVAQMNLLQKYSLLKLTALLEKYTPSNKHGFSWAVPKFMKRIKVPDYKDRSVFGVPLTVNVQRTGQPLPQSIQQAMRYLRNHCLDQVGLFRKSGVKSRIQALRQMNEGAIDCVNYEGQSAYDVADMLKQYFRDLPEPLMTNKLSETFLQIYQYVPKDQRLQAIKAAIMLLPDENREVLQTLLYFLSDVTAAVKENQMTPTNLAVCLAPSLFHLNTLKRENSSPRVMQRKQSLGKPDQKDLNENLAATQGLAHMIAECKKLFQVPEEMSRCRNSYTEQELKPLTLEALGHLGNDDSADYQHFLQDCVDGLFKEVKEKFKGWVSYSTSEQAELSYKKVSEGPPLRLWRSVIEVPAVPEEILKRLLKEQHLWDVDLLDSKVIEILDSQTEIYQYVQNSMAPHPARDYVVLRTWRTNLPKGACALLLTSVDHDRAPVVGVRVNVLLSRYLIEPCGPGKSKLTYMCRVDLRGHMPEWYTKSFGHLCAAEVVKIRDSFSNQNTETKDTKSR; this is encoded by the exons GGTGCATTTGCACAAGTTACATTTGGGGTCCCTTCATGTTCCCAAGTCTTTTGAAGCATAAGACTACTTTTGGGGTACACTGCGTATTGTTCTGGGCCATTGCCTCCCCCCGTTTTTCCTGCCACTGTGTGCTGG atTTCCTGTTCCCCATCGATATTTCCTTGGTCAAGAGAGAGCATGATTTTTTGGACAGAGATGCCATTGAGGCTCTATGCAG GCGTCTAAATACTTTAAACAAATGTGCGGTGATGAAGCTAGAAATTAGTCCTCATCGGAAACGA AGTGACGATTCAGACGAGGATGAGCCTTGTGCCATCAGTGGCAAATGGACTTTCCAAAGGGACAGCAAGAGGTGGTCCCGGCTTGAAGAGTTTGATGTCTTTTCTCCAAAACAAGACCTGGTCCCTGGGTCCCCAGACGACTCCCACCCGAAGGACGGCCCCAGCCCCGGAGGCACGCTGATGGACCTCAGCGAGCGCCAGGAGGTGTCTTCCGTCCGCAGCCTCAGCAGCACTggcagcctccccagccacgcgcCCCCCAGCGAGGATGCTGCCACCCCCCGGACTAACTCCGTCATCAGCGTTTGCTCCTCCAGCAACTTGGCAGGCAATGACGACTCTTTCGGCAGCCTGCCCTCTCCCAAGGAACTGTCCAGCTTCAGCTTCAGCATGAAAGGCCACGAAAAAACTGCCAAGTCCAAGACGCGCAGTCTGCTGAAACGGATGGAGAGCCTGAAGCTCAAGAGCTCCCATCACAGCAAGCACAAAGCGCCCTCAAAGCTGGGGTTGATCATCAGCGGGCCCATCTTGCAAGAGGGGATGGATGAGGAGAAGCTGAAGCAGCTCAACTGCGTGGAGATCTCCGCCCTCAATGGCAACCGCATCAACGTCCCCATGGTACGAAAGAGGAGCGTTTCCAACTCCACgcagaccagcagcagcagcagccagtcGGAGACCAGCAGCGCGGTCAGCACGCCCAGCCCTGTTACGAGGACCCGGAGCCTCAGTGCGTGCAACAAGCGGGTGGGCATGTACTTAGAGGGCTTCGATCCTTTCAATCAGTCAACATTTAACAACGTGATGGAGCAGAACTTTAAGAACCGCGAGAGCTACCCAGAGGACACGGTGTTCTACATCCCTGAAGATCACAAGCCTGGCACTTTCCCCAAAGCTCTCACCAATGGCAGTTTCTCCCCCTCGGGGAATAACGGCTCTGTGAACTGGAGGACGGGAAGCTTCCACGGCCCTGGCCACATCAGCCTCAGGAGGGAAAACAGTAGCGACAGCCCCAAGGAACTGAAGAGACGCAATTCTTCCAGCTCCATGAGCAGCCGCCTGAGCATCTACGACAACGTGCCGGGCTCCATCCTCTACTCCAGTTCAGGGGACCTGGCGGATCTGGAGAACGAGGACATCTTCCCCGAGCTGGACGACATCCTCTACCACGTGAAGGGGATGCAGCGGATAGTCAATCAGTGGTCGGAGAAGTTTTCTGATGAGGGAGATTCGGACTCAGCCCTGGACTCGGTCTCTCCCTGCCCGTCCTCTCCAAAACAGATACACCTGGATGTGGACAACGACCGAACCACACCCAGCGACCTGGACAGCACAGGCAACTCCCTGAATGAACCGGAAGAGCCCTCCGAGATCCCGGAAAGAAGGGATTCTGGGGTTGGGGCTTCCCTAACCAGGTCCAACAG GCACCGACTGAGATGGCACAGTTTCCAGAGCTCACATCGGCCAAGCCTCAACTCTGTATCACTACAGATTAACTGCCAGTCTGTGGCCCAGATGAACCTGCTGCAGAAATACTCACTCCTAAAGCTAACGGCCCTGCTGGAGAAATACACACCTTCTAACAAGCATGGTTTTAGCTG GGCCGTGCCCAAGTTCATGAAGAGGATCAAGGTTCCAGACTACAAGGACCGGAGTGTGTTTGGGGTCCCACTGACGGTCAACGTGCAGCGCACAGGACAACCGTTGCCTCAGAGCATCCAGCAGGCCATGCGATACCTCCGGAACCATTGTTTGGATCAG GTTGGGCTCTTCAGAAAATCGGGGGTCAAGTCCCGGATTCAGGCTCTGCGCCAGATGAATGAAGGTGCCATAGACTGTGTCAACTACGAAGGACAGTCTGCTTATGACGTGGCAGACATGCTGAAGCAGTATTTTCGAGATCTTCCTGAGCCACTAATGACGAACAAACTCTCGGAAACCTTTCTACAGATCTACCAAT ATGTGCCCAAGGACCAGCGCCTGCAGGCCATCAAGGCTGCCATCATGCTGCTGCCTGACGAGAACCGGGAGGTTCTGCAGACCCTGCTTTATTTCCTGAGCGATGTCACAGCAGCCGTAAAAGAAAACCAGATGACCCCAACCAACCTGGCCGTGTGCTTAGCGCCTTCCCTCTTCCATCTCAACACCCTGAAGAGAGAGAATTCCTCTCCCAG GGTaatgcaaagaaaacaaagtttggGCAAACCAGATCAGAAAGATTTGAATGAAAACCTAGCTGCCACTCAAGGGCTGGCCCATATGATCGCCGAGTGCAAGAAGCTTTTCCAG GTTCCCGAGGAAATGAGCCGATGTCGTAATTCCTATACCGAACAAGAGCTGAAGCCCCTCACTCTGGAAGCACTCGGGCACCTGGGTAATGATGACTCAGCTGACTACCAACACTTCCTCCAGGACTGTGTGGATGGCCTGTTTAAAGAAGTCAAAGAGAAGTTTAAAGGCTGGGTCAGCTACTCCACTTCGGAGCAGGCTGAGCTGTCCTATAAGAAG GTGAGCGAAGGACCCCCTCTGAGGCTTTGGAGGTCAGTCATTGAAGTCCCTGCTGTGCCAGAGGAAATCTTAAAGCGCCTACTTAAAGAACAGCACCTCTGGGATGTAGACCTGTTGGATTCAAAAGTGATCGAAATTCTGGACAGCCAAACTGAAATTTACCAGTATGTCCAAAACAGTATGGCACCTCATCCTGCTCGAGACTACGTTGTTTTAAG AACCTGGAGGACTAATTTACCCAAAGGAGCCTGTGCCCTTTTACTAACCTCTGTGGATCACGATCGCGCACCTGTGGTGGGTGTGAGGGTTAATGTGCTCTTGTCCAGGTATTTGATTGAACCCTGTGGGCCAGGAAAATCCAAACTCACCTACATGTGCAGAGTTGACTTAAG GGGCCACATGCCAGAATGGTACACAAAATCTTTTGGACATTTGTGTGCAGCTGAAGTTGTAAAGATCCGGGATTCCTTCAGTAACCAGAACACTGAAACCAAAGACACCAAATCTAGGTGA